The Hymenobacter sp. DG25A nucleotide sequence CTTACGCGGTACTTCCTCTCGGCTTGTCATGGCTTTGTCACCATGTCGCGGGCGGTGCTGGCCGATTTGCGCCTGCTGCATTTCAAGCAGCCCGCCCGCTACCAGCCGCATCCGCTCTATGACAACTTCGGCCCCCTGAAATCCAAAGCCGAAGCCCTACGGGCGTTGGGGCTGGATGAAAAGTTTGGCTATCTGCTGTTTTTCGGGTTTATCCGGGCTTACAAGGGGCTGGATATATTGCTGGAAGCTTTTGCCGATGAGCGGCTGGCCCGCCTGCCGGTGAAGCTGATAGTAGCCGGCGAGTATTACGAAGACTCCGCGCCCTACGAAGAGCTCATTCAGAAATACAACCTGGGAAGCCGCCTGGTGCGCGCCACCGACTTCATTCCCAATGAGAAGGTGGTAGACTACTTTTGCGCGGCCGATATGGTGGTGCAGCCCTACAAAAACGCCACGCAAAGCGGCGTCTCACAGATTGCCTATCATTTTGAGCGGCCCATGCTGGTTACCGATGTCGGCGGCCTAGCCGAGCTGATTCCCAACGGCGAAGTGGGCTACGTGGTAAAGCCCACCCCCAAAGCCATTGCCGATGCGCTGGTAGATTTCTACGAGCATCAGCGTGAGGCCGAGTTTACCACGGGAGTTTGGGAGCGAAAAAAACAGTTCTCCTGGAGTGAGATGGTACACGCCCTGAAAGACGTGGCCCAGGAGAAGCAGCCTTAGGGTCTTTTCTGACCTTATAAGCTGGCCTGCACAGCGGCAAATACCTTGTCCGCCGGCAAATCCTCCATGCAGCTGGTGCCCAGCTTGCAAGTGCCCCGGTAGAAACACACGCACTGACGGTCGGGCTGCACCAGTTGGCCGCGCCCGTATAGGTCGAATTCGTAGGGGTTGAAGATGTTGTTCATGAGCACCGTGGGCTTCTGCAGGGCGATGCTGATGTGCATGGCCATGGTTACCTGCGTTACAATGAGGTCCATCTGGTGCATGAGGTTGATGAACTGCTCCAGCGGGAAGGTGCCCAGGTAGGCCGCACCAGTAACGGCTTGCAAGCGCCGGTTGCGCTCATCCTCGGCGGTGCCACCCAGCAGGACAGGGGCATACCCGGCCTGCTGCAGCTGCGTGATCAGCGCCACCCATTTCTCATCTGACCACAGGCGCGTGGTCCACCGGTCGCCGCAGCCGGTATTCAGGCCAATGCGCGGCTTGCCCGTCGGCAGCGCCGACCAATCGTAGCCTTTGTCTTGGTGATTGTCGAATACATATTCCTCGCCCCGGAACTCATAGCCGCACAGCTCAAAAATCTCCTGCACGTAGGGCTTCTCATTCTGCTGGCTGAGCTCATCGAACACGCCCGTGAGAAACTTGTGGTTAGCCAGCGTATTGCTGGGCCAGGCCACGCCGTTGGGGTGCAGCGTGTAGCCAAACTTCTGCGTCGCCCGGATAGAATCATGCAGGGCGCAAGCCTCTTTGTCTTTGTCGAGGTTAAACAGAATATCAAACTCCCGCGCCTGCAAGTGCAGCACCGAGGCCAGCTCCAGCTTCAGCACCTCATCAATTTCTCCCTGGGGCAGAATGGCCGGCGTGAGCGTGAGCCACGTAATTTTTGCCGCCGGATATTCCAGCCGCAGCCGACGCAGCAGGGGTGTCGTCCGGATAACATCCCCAATGGCTCCCAGCTTGATAATCAGAATCCGCTGCAGCACGGGCGCGTACACGGGGCAGCCGCCACACTGATAGCCGTGTTCTTTATTCGGGCGGCAGGGAATATCACCGCGAAAATGGCGGCAGTCGGGATGAACGGTGATGCCGTTAAGCTCGGGCATTGGGAGAATATTTTGGGCTGAAAGAAAGCCCTACTTAGTAAAGGGAGGGAAGCCGACTTTTTAGATGCCCACGTAGTTCATCGGCGTAATAGCGCGCAGCTCCGCTTTAACAGCATCACTCACATTCAGCGTGCCGATAAACTCGCTGATGGTTTGCTGCGTGATGGGGCCATGCGTGCGCGTAAGAGCCTTGAGGGCGTTATAGGGGTCGGGGTAGTTTTCGCGGCGCAGAATGGTCTGGATGGCCTCGGCCACTACTGGCCAGTTGGCTTCCAGGTCACGGCGGAGGGCTTCCTCGTCCAGCGCCAGCTTATCCAGGCCGCGCTGCAGCGCCGTAAGGGCAATGAGCGTATGGCCCAGAGGCACGCCTAGGTTGCGGAGCACGGTAGAGTCGGTCAGGTCGCGCTGCAGGCGGCTGATGGGCAGCTTAGCCGCCAGGTGCTCCAGCACGGCATTGGCCAGGCCCAGGTTGCCTTCGGCATTTTCAAAATCGATGGGGTTTACCTTGTGCGGCATGGCGGAGGAGCCTACTTCACCCGCTTTAATGGTCTGGCGGAAATACCCCATCGAAATATACTGCCACACGTCGCGGGCCAGATCAATAAGAATATTGTTGAGGCGCTTTAGGCCGTCGCAAAGGGCGGCCAGGTGGTCATAGTGCTCAATCTGAGTGGTGGGGAAGGAGCGGTGCAGGCCCAGCCGGTCGGTCACGAAATGCTGTCCGAACTCGTGCCAGTCGATGTTTGGATAAGCTACGTGGTGGGCGTTGAAGTTGCCGGTAGCGCCGCCAAACTTGGCCGCAAAGGGCACTTGCGCCAGCAGGTCTACCTGGGCATCGAGGCGGGCCACAAACACCTGAATTTCTTTGCCTAGGCGGGTAGGGGAGGCGGGCTGGCCGTGGGTACGCGCCAGCATGGGCACCGCGGCCCAGCTGGTAGCCCGGTCGGCCAGGTGGTTGCGCACCGTAGCGTAAGCGGGCAGCAGCACCTTGACTACGGCGTGCTGCAAGCTCAGCGGAATAGCGGTGTTGTTGATGTCCTGGGAGGTGAGCCCGAAGTGAATAAACTCCACGTATTGCTGTAGCCCCAGCGCCATGAATTTATCCCGCAGGAAATATTCCACGGCCTTCACATCGTGGTTGGTTACCCGCTCGTGGGCTTTTACGGCCTCCGCATCTTCCGGTGAAAAATCCAGGTAGATCTGACGCAGCGCCCCGATAACTTCCTCTGAAACCGTTTCCAGCTGGGGCAGCGGCAGCTGGCGCAGGGCAATAAAGTACTCCACTTCTACCAGCACCCGGTAGCGAATCAGGGCAAGCTCGGAAAAGAAGGCAGCCAGCGGCGCCGTTTGGCGACGGTAGCGCCCATCCAGCGGCGAAACGGCGGTGAGGGCGGAGAAAGAAGTCGTATCGGTTGAGGCAGACATGCGTATAGGGAAGTTGGACCGGTGGACCAAAGGTAAGGAATGCCCGCTCTGCCCGACAGGGCACGCGGTGCTTTTCACTACCTTTGTCTTCCGAGCGGCAATGGGTTCGGCATGAATCTAGCTATGCCCGGCCGCAACTTCTCTCCTCTGTTTGCGCGTGACTTCAACTACAAAAAAAAGAATAGCCATTGCCCTGGGTAGCCTGTTGGTGCTGTTGGCATTGGCATTAGGCATATTTCTTCTCAAGCGCCAGGAGTTGTTGCAGTATGCACTGCGGCAGGTAAAAGCGAAGGTGGAAGCCAAATATCCGGTAACGCTGGCCTTGGGCCCCGCCCGGTTTGTGGACCTGAATACCGTCCGTATAGATGGCGTAAGCCTGGTGCCTACCGCCCGCCCCGATACGCTGCTGCAGGCCCGGCGCATCAATGCGTCTATCAGCCTGAAGTCTCTGTTTGCCCGGCGCCCCGTGTTTAGCGGCCTCCAGATTGACAGCGCCCGCCTCACTGCTCACAAAACGGCCACCACGGACAACTATTCCTTCCTCTTCAAGAAACAGAAGACCACTGTTAAGCGCGACACCACCCAGGGAGCCAACTATGGCCTGATGGTGAATCAGCTGCTGGAAACGGTTTTTGACAATATTCCCGGGGAGGCTGATTTCCGCAGCTTCCTGGTCACCTACCGTAGCCCGGAGCATAACGCTACCATCACCATGCCGCGCTTCGCTATTGAGGATGGCGACATCCAGGGCCAGCTCACGGCGGATATCGACTCCGTGGTTAACCGGTTTGGCCTGCAGGGCCACGTAGAGCCCAGTGACTACTCCCTCACGGCCAACGTGTATGGGCTGGATGGGCGCCCTGTGGTGATGCCCTACGTGCAGCGCCGCTACGGCGCCCGGGTGCAGTTTGATACCGTGCGGGTGAGCCTGACGGGCAAAGACCTGAACAATGATGAGTTGACGGTGAAAGGCACGGCCTGGGCGCGCAACTTTGTGGTGCACCACCCCAAGCTGGCCGACCACGATGTGCGCTTCCCCCGCGCCGGCATTGACTATGTAGCCACGTTGGGTAAGGCCTACGCCGCCCTGGAAAAAGGCACTAAAGTCACCCTGAACCAGATGGAGGTTTTCCCGCAGCTCAGCGTGCGCAAGCTGCCCCGCAACAAGCGGGTAATTGGGGAAATCAACGGCGTGAAGTCCCGGGATGAGATGCTGGCCGGCCTGCAGGTGAAAGCCCTGATAGAGTCCGGTGAAACGCCGGCCAACGACTTTTTCAATGCCTTGCCGGAAGGCATGTTCAGCACCCTGGAAGGCATGCAAGGCGAAGGTACCCTTACCTACCGTCTGAGTGCGGATCTGGACATGAATAAGCTGGATAGCCTCAAGTTCAACTCCTCGCTGAAAGGCAAGAATTTCCGGATTACGCGCTTTGGCCGCGAGGACCTGAGCAAGCTGAACACGCCCTTCTATTACACTGCCTACAATGATAAAGGCGACTCCATCAAGACCTTCCAGGTCGGACCGCCCAACCCCAAATTCGTGCCTTTCAATCAGGTGTCGCCGTACCTAAAGTATGCTATTCTGACGGCGGAAGACCCGCGCTTCTTCACGCACAAAGGCTTTATGGAAAAGGCCTTCGTGAAATCCATTATTCAGAATATTAAGGAGAAGCGCTTTGCCCGCGGCGGCAGCACGCTTTCTATGCAGCTGGTGAAAAACGTGTTTCTGACCCGTCAGAAAACCGTGACGCGCAAGATAGAAGAGGCGCTGATTGTCTGGCTGATTGAAAACACGCACATCGCCACTAAAGAGCGGATGATGGAAGTGTACCTGAACATCATTGAATGGGGCCCGAAGATTTACGGAGTAAAAGAGGCTGCCCAATTCTACTTTGATAAGCAGCCCGCCAACCTGAGCTTATCCGAAAGCCTGTACCTGGCCAGCATTATTCCGCGGCCCAAATACTATAAGAACGGCTTTAACCAGTACGGGGAGATGATGAGTAGCGCCCGCTACTTCCAACGCCTCATTGCGCAGCTGATGGCCCGCAAAGGCTACATCTCGCAGGGCGAGTACGAAAGCCTGGGTTACCACCTGAACTTTAATGGGCCGGCGCGCAAATACATTGTACGGGCCGTACGGGACACGGTACGCACCGTATCACCCGCCGACTCGGCGCAGTTTGAGCCGCTCAACCTGATTGACCTGCTGGGCGGCGGCCAAGACGAGGGCGTGAATACCAACGTGCCGGAAACTACGGAGCCACCGGCCCCGCCCAAGCAATAGCCAGCGTACAGACTTCATAAAAAAGCCCCACCGGCCATGGCCGGTGGGGCTTTTTTATGAAGTCTGGTTTGGGTTATAGGCTGGAATCATCCGCAGAATCATCTGCCGTGGGTAGCTGCAATTCTTCCTTGGCCTTGGGTAGTAACAGCGACAGCACCACCGACATGACCAAAATAAAGCCCACCACCCCGAGAGAAATGGCCATGGGCAACTCATATAGCTCGGATATGAGCAGCTTCACCCCAATAAAAATCAGGATAAGGGACAGGCCATAGTGCAGATAGTGGAACAGGCGCATGAGGCCTTCCAAGGCAAAATAGAGTGCCCGCAAACCCAGCAAAGCAAACACGTTGGAGGTAAACACAATAAACGTGTCGCGCGAGACGGCCAGAATAGCCGGGATAGAGTCAGCGGCAAAAACCACATCGGTGGTTTCTACCATCACCAGCACCACAAACAGAGGCGTGGCAAACAGCAGCTTCTCTTTCCGCACGAAGAACTTGCCGCCCTCCAGCTTGCTGGTAATGGGCAGGTGGCGGCTGAGAAATTTCACCACCGGGTTAGCATCGGGGTCAATTTCCGGCTCTCCGGCCGAGGTGGCCATTTTAACGCCGGTGTAGACCAGAAAAGCCCCCAGCACATACAGCAGAAAGTGAAACTTGGCCAGCAGGGCCGCGCCGGCCAGAATAAATATGGCCCGCAGCACCAGCGCCCCGATAATACCCCAGAACAGGATTTTATGCTGGTACTCCTGTGGTACCCGGAAGTAGCTGAAAATGAGCAGGAAAACGAAAAGATTGTCTACGCTCAGCGACTTCTCAATGAGGTAGCCGGTCAGAAACTCCAGGGCCGGCTGCTTGCCCATGGTGCGCAGCACCAGGTAGTTGAACGACAACGACAGCAGGATCCAGAAGGCACTCCAGCCCAGGGCCTCGCGCATTTTTACTACGTGGGCCTTGCGGTTGAACACGAGCAGATCGAGCAAGAGCATTGCCAGCACAAAGGTGACAAAGGCAACCCAAAACAGGGGAGTATTTTCCATGCAACGGCATCAGGAACCACACAAGAGAGAACCCCTCGCATAAGGGGGTAAAGCGCCTACCGTGTTTCGGGCGCGGAGGTTGCGGCCGTAGCTGAAACCGGGCGGGCGGAAGTGGGGTAACGGTCGAAGCGGCGGAACCAACTGCTCACCTTCATTTGCACCACTCCAAAAAAAGCTTCCTTAAAGATACCCTTGCTCATTTTAGATGCGCCCCGGGTCCGGTCGGTGAAGATAATAGGCACCTCCTTGAGGCGGAAGCCATATTTGTAGGCCAGCCACTTCATCTCAATCTGGAAGGCATAGCCGATAAACCGGATCCGATTGAGCGGAATTACCCGCAGCACCTGCGCCGTGTAGCACTTGAAGCCGGCCGTCGCATCCATGATAGGCATGCCCGTAATAAAGCGCACGTAGGCCGAGGCAAACCAGGACATAAGCACCCGGTTCATGGGCCAGTTAACCACGTTCACGCCGTGAATGTACCGGGAGCCAATGGCCATATCATGGCCTTCCACGGCACAGGCCTCATACAGGCGAATCAGGTCTTCGGGGTTGTGGGAAAAGTCGGCATCCATCTCAAAGATGTAAGAATAGCCGTGGCTCAATCCCCACTTAAAGCCATGGATATAGGCTGTGCCCAGGCCCTGCTTGCCGGCCCGCTCCTCCAGAAACAAACGTCCGGGAAACTCGGCCTGCAGGTCGCGCACAATCTGAGCGGTACCATCGGGGGAGCCGTCATCGATGATGAGCACATCGAATGGCTTGGGCAACGAAAACACTTTGCGAATGATGAGCTCAGCGTTTTCCCGCTCGTTGTAGGTCGGTATGATAACGAGCGAGTCGTTCATGTTGGTCAAATATAGCAGGTCAGCGCGTCTTGCCCGCCGAAATCTTTTCGGCGGTTTGGCGGGCGTAGCGGATGCAGTCGGGCACGGCTACGCCCGCCTGCCAATTAGACACCACATCTACCCCAAATGTTGCCAGCCGGGCCGCTGCTTCGCGGGCCGGGAGGATGCGCTCATCAAACTGAGGAATGGCCCGCTCCCACACAAAGCGACGCTGCCACTGGGGCCGCGCTGCCTTAATGCCGTACAGCCGGCCCATTTCCTGGTGTACTTTCAGCAGCATCTCGGTTTCCGGCTCATGGGCAGCTTCCTGCGACAGGGCACCACCCACAAACGTGGTGAACAGAACCTCGTCGGCGGGGCAGCGGTCCGGGAACAGGGAACTGCTCCAGATGCTGCCGGCCGCGTAAGCTCCCTCTACTTTGGGATGCAGCGCGCCGAATCCTTCC carries:
- a CDS encoding glycosyltransferase, encoding MKVVIIGPAYPLRGGLATYNERLARAFREAGDEVRLVTFSLQYPDFLFPGQTQFSTEAGPADLDIEVSINSINPLSWLRVGEKLRREKPDLVIFRFWLPFMGPALGFIARRIRRNRHTRIVAITDNVIPHEKRPGDRPLTRYFLSACHGFVTMSRAVLADLRLLHFKQPARYQPHPLYDNFGPLKSKAEALRALGLDEKFGYLLFFGFIRAYKGLDILLEAFADERLARLPVKLIVAGEYYEDSAPYEELIQKYNLGSRLVRATDFIPNEKVVDYFCAADMVVQPYKNATQSGVSQIAYHFERPMLVTDVGGLAELIPNGEVGYVVKPTPKAIADALVDFYEHQREAEFTTGVWERKKQFSWSEMVHALKDVAQEKQP
- a CDS encoding glycosyltransferase family 9 protein, with amino-acid sequence MPELNGITVHPDCRHFRGDIPCRPNKEHGYQCGGCPVYAPVLQRILIIKLGAIGDVIRTTPLLRRLRLEYPAAKITWLTLTPAILPQGEIDEVLKLELASVLHLQAREFDILFNLDKDKEACALHDSIRATQKFGYTLHPNGVAWPSNTLANHKFLTGVFDELSQQNEKPYVQEIFELCGYEFRGEEYVFDNHQDKGYDWSALPTGKPRIGLNTGCGDRWTTRLWSDEKWVALITQLQQAGYAPVLLGGTAEDERNRRLQAVTGAAYLGTFPLEQFINLMHQMDLIVTQVTMAMHISIALQKPTVLMNNIFNPYEFDLYGRGQLVQPDRQCVCFYRGTCKLGTSCMEDLPADKVFAAVQASL
- the purB gene encoding adenylosuccinate lyase, with protein sequence MSASTDTTSFSALTAVSPLDGRYRRQTAPLAAFFSELALIRYRVLVEVEYFIALRQLPLPQLETVSEEVIGALRQIYLDFSPEDAEAVKAHERVTNHDVKAVEYFLRDKFMALGLQQYVEFIHFGLTSQDINNTAIPLSLQHAVVKVLLPAYATVRNHLADRATSWAAVPMLARTHGQPASPTRLGKEIQVFVARLDAQVDLLAQVPFAAKFGGATGNFNAHHVAYPNIDWHEFGQHFVTDRLGLHRSFPTTQIEHYDHLAALCDGLKRLNNILIDLARDVWQYISMGYFRQTIKAGEVGSSAMPHKVNPIDFENAEGNLGLANAVLEHLAAKLPISRLQRDLTDSTVLRNLGVPLGHTLIALTALQRGLDKLALDEEALRRDLEANWPVVAEAIQTILRRENYPDPYNALKALTRTHGPITQQTISEFIGTLNVSDAVKAELRAITPMNYVGI
- a CDS encoding biosynthetic peptidoglycan transglycosylase, yielding MTSTTKKRIAIALGSLLVLLALALGIFLLKRQELLQYALRQVKAKVEAKYPVTLALGPARFVDLNTVRIDGVSLVPTARPDTLLQARRINASISLKSLFARRPVFSGLQIDSARLTAHKTATTDNYSFLFKKQKTTVKRDTTQGANYGLMVNQLLETVFDNIPGEADFRSFLVTYRSPEHNATITMPRFAIEDGDIQGQLTADIDSVVNRFGLQGHVEPSDYSLTANVYGLDGRPVVMPYVQRRYGARVQFDTVRVSLTGKDLNNDELTVKGTAWARNFVVHHPKLADHDVRFPRAGIDYVATLGKAYAALEKGTKVTLNQMEVFPQLSVRKLPRNKRVIGEINGVKSRDEMLAGLQVKALIESGETPANDFFNALPEGMFSTLEGMQGEGTLTYRLSADLDMNKLDSLKFNSSLKGKNFRITRFGREDLSKLNTPFYYTAYNDKGDSIKTFQVGPPNPKFVPFNQVSPYLKYAILTAEDPRFFTHKGFMEKAFVKSIIQNIKEKRFARGGSTLSMQLVKNVFLTRQKTVTRKIEEALIVWLIENTHIATKERMMEVYLNIIEWGPKIYGVKEAAQFYFDKQPANLSLSESLYLASIIPRPKYYKNGFNQYGEMMSSARYFQRLIAQLMARKGYISQGEYESLGYHLNFNGPARKYIVRAVRDTVRTVSPADSAQFEPLNLIDLLGGGQDEGVNTNVPETTEPPAPPKQ
- a CDS encoding TerC family protein; translation: MENTPLFWVAFVTFVLAMLLLDLLVFNRKAHVVKMREALGWSAFWILLSLSFNYLVLRTMGKQPALEFLTGYLIEKSLSVDNLFVFLLIFSYFRVPQEYQHKILFWGIIGALVLRAIFILAGAALLAKFHFLLYVLGAFLVYTGVKMATSAGEPEIDPDANPVVKFLSRHLPITSKLEGGKFFVRKEKLLFATPLFVVLVMVETTDVVFAADSIPAILAVSRDTFIVFTSNVFALLGLRALYFALEGLMRLFHYLHYGLSLILIFIGVKLLISELYELPMAISLGVVGFILVMSVVLSLLLPKAKEELQLPTADDSADDSSL
- a CDS encoding polyprenol monophosphomannose synthase — its product is MNDSLVIIPTYNERENAELIIRKVFSLPKPFDVLIIDDGSPDGTAQIVRDLQAEFPGRLFLEERAGKQGLGTAYIHGFKWGLSHGYSYIFEMDADFSHNPEDLIRLYEACAVEGHDMAIGSRYIHGVNVVNWPMNRVLMSWFASAYVRFITGMPIMDATAGFKCYTAQVLRVIPLNRIRFIGYAFQIEMKWLAYKYGFRLKEVPIIFTDRTRGASKMSKGIFKEAFFGVVQMKVSSWFRRFDRYPTSARPVSATAATSAPETR